In the Topomyia yanbarensis strain Yona2022 chromosome 3, ASM3024719v1, whole genome shotgun sequence genome, one interval contains:
- the LOC131694261 gene encoding uncharacterized protein LOC131694261 isoform X3, producing MQSNTRCYRPTGSYTAANADELSYQKDDILVVSKTSTRDNWYEAVNVHTKQKGLVQLHRLVRCDATFSEQSPVTRHVFIDGIKIDHNDEEYEYCTTHDPSTSMERTSGNINSTSEGGNIGTYTELDRNTAFEYRMANLELTKSTKNSNSQVNLTPSWTTPWVVMDDVEGNAGRDYIYGFGIQGRQCKKCWSCFHNQCLSHAANEMCQRNLDVYPTMPTTYSTDKSINEWTSANVLEWMAANNFYTYADVFKAKDIKGCDLSNLDRDKLGQMGIKNEFHQQTILASIKDLLTSAEKSIQCTGTLWTTSGGSSNVPGEDGDTLLDKHSHDLVDHSFSKQVKCDKCQQYLRGLIHQGLLCKLCNLIVHRQCSATGLKPCAADAGKGKPIVATWCQEVFGLGLCQQFNVAELPAPQTVIILCNEIEQKAMCNMNLDLYKLYRTTPPNYDEVNKLRDSLNENLINTDLSGYSPECVATVLKKFLRELPDPIIPVMFYDKFVETSKITSDAVAVEQLRLHIQDLPVYHKLTLKYIMMHLIRICRMQYQRGLKEQPTILIQVWCHILMRPPWEKIVQIVYNTENHLRIMELLLYKLDWNEKLPEFLSAPAVPPRKISRSAAVLQQQQQQSASPSSGMNSLKKPAITSPAAVIPTPLIGGVYSNTNSGSTSSGPSMSTAPSSNSTTVPSDDRRSVSLVRAVCDANTPTDLREAEWYWGKITRDEAKEKMTDAQDGSFLVRDATSGGGEYTLTLRKDGADRVIKIYHNMGMYGFTRDCTHKSVVDLINTYRNVSLKNYNTILDIMLSYPISRLEDDNFISSAGDDAPRLAQKFIDVVQQLNDKLHERARLTEEYTTAKNQVDLKKQAQEAFAEAEKLFNEQLAIQAKFEKEAQPHEKQGLSTNHQLIVDRMQELNQCKNQLQADMDKEKTRIWTLEREINKLNPEIITLNRVKDRYMEEMKYQGVSDSQIKQMLTDGYYSVNQSSHEQPHNDENSWLRPTFNRQDAEQWLNGKPTGTFLIRSRSGGQYALSITCNDTVNHCIVQRTEQGYGFAEPYNIYDSLKSLVLHYANNSLEEHNDTLQTTLKYPAFASTQQSN from the exons ATGCAGTCGAATACTAGGTGCTACCGACCGACTGGCAGTTATACTGCTGCCAATGCCGACGAGCTTAGCTACCAGAAGGACGACATCCTCGTGGTGTCGAAAACGTCGACCCGTGACAATTGGTACGAGGCGGTAAATGTGCACACCAAACAAAAAGGATTAGTGCAGT TGCATAGGTTAGTACGTTGCGATGCCACTTTCTCCGAACAGTCGCCTGTTACCAGGCATGTTTTTATCGACGGTATTAAAATCGATCACAACGATGAAGAATATGAATACTGTACTACTCATGATCCAAGCACTAGTATGGAGCGAACCAGTGGTAATATCAATAGCACCAGTGAGGGTGGTAACATCGGCACTTACACCGAACTCGATCGAAACACTGCGTTCGAGTATAGGATGGCAAATCTCGAGCTCACCAAATCCACCAAAAACAGCAATAGTCAGGTGAATCTGACCCCTTCCTGGACTACCCCTTGGGTTGTCATGGATGACGTCGAAGGGAACGCCG GTCGCGACTACATCTACGGCTTCGGAATACAAGGACGACAGTGTAAAA AATGCTGGTCGTGTTTCCACAACCAATGCTTATCGCATGCCGCCAACGAAATGTGCCAAAGAAATCTTGACGTTTATCCGACGATGCCGACCACCTATAGCACCGACAAG TCAATTAACGAATGGACGTCAGCGAACGTATTGGAATGGATGGCTGCTAACAACTTCTACACCTACGCTGACGTGTTCAAAGCGAAAGATATAAAAGGCTGTGATTTATCGAATTTGGACCGTGATAAATTAGGA CAAATGGGTATTAAAAATGAATTCCATCAGCAAACAATCCTGGCGTCCATAAAGGATTTGCTGACGAGCGCGGAAAAGTCAATCCAGTGTACCGGCACGCTGTGGACCACCAGCGGTGGCAGCAGCAATGTTCCCGGTGAGGATGGCGACACCCTGCTCGATAAACACTCGCATGATCTGGTGGACCATTCGTTTTCGAAGCAGGTTAAATGTGATAAGTGTCAGCAGTACTTGCGTGGACTGATACATCAGGGATTGCTATGTAAACTTTGTAATCTCATTGTCCATCGACAGTGTTCGGCGACGGGACTTAAGCCTTGTGCAGCCGACGCTGGTAAAGGGAAACCAATCGTGGCTACTTGGTGCCAAGAAGTCTTTGGTTTGGGACTGTGTCAGCAGTTTAACGTAGCCGAACTGCCGGCACCGCAGACCGTCATAATACTCTGCAATGAAATCGAGCAGAAAGCGATGTGCAACATGAATCTAGATCTGTACAAACTGTATCGAACGACGCCGCCCAATTACGATGAGGTGAACAAACTGCGCGACTCGCTCAACGAGAATCTAATCAATACCGATCTCAGCGGCTACTCGCCAGAGTGCGTGGCTACGGTATTGAAGAAGTTTCTACGCGAGCTGCCGGATCCAATTATTCCGGTTATGTTCTACGACAAATTTGTCGAAACCTCAA AGATTACCAGCGACGCCGTAGCAGTTGAGCAGCTGCGGTTGCACATTCAAGACCTGCCCGTTTATCACAAACTGACGCTCAAGTATATCATGATGCATCTGATACGAATCTGTCGAATGCAGTACCAGCGGGGGTTGAAGGAGCAACCGACGATACTGATACAAGTGTGGTGCCATATTCTGATGCGTCCTCCTTGGGAGAAAATCGT TCAAATCGTGTACAACACGGAAAATCACTTGCGAATAATGGAACTGCTCCTTTACAAATTGGACTGGAATGAAAAACTACCAGAATTTCTATCCGCTCCAGCAGTGCCTCCACGGAAAATCTCTCGGAGTGCAGCCGTactacaacaacaacaacagcaatcAGCAAGCCCGTCTTCCGGGATGAATAGTTTAAAGAAACCAGCAATCACATCACCGGCAGCTGTGATACCAACGCCCCTCATCGGGGGAGTATATAGTAATACCAATAGTGGTAGCACAAGTTCCGGCCCAAGTATGAGTACTGCTCCCAGCAGTAATAGCACCACGGTACCCAGCGATGACCGGCGATCAGTGTCACTGGTGCGAGCGGTATGTGATGCAAACACGCCTACGGATCTCCGCGAAGCTGAATGGTACTGGGGTAAGATCACACGGGACGAAGCGAAGGAGAAAATGACGGATGCGCAGGACGGTTCGTTTTTGGTGCGGGACGCCACCAGCGGCGGCGGTGAGTACACGCTTACGCTGAGAAAAGACGGTGCAGATCGTGTGATCAAAATCTATCACAATATGGGAATGTACGGGTTCACAAGAGACTGCACCCATAAAAGTGTGGTAGATCTCATTAATACCTATCGGAATGTGTCGCTAAAGAATTACAATACAATCTTGGACATCATGCTGAGTTATCCGATCTCTCGACTCGAAGATGATAATTTTATCTCGAGTGCGGGAGACGATGCACCGCGATTAGCACAGAAGTTTATCGATGTGGTACAGCAATTGAATGATAAGTTGCACGAACGTGCACGGTTAACTGAGGAATACACCACGGCGAAGAATCAGGTTGATTTGAAAAAGCAGGCACAAGAAGCGTTTGCAGAAGCGGAAAAGTTATTTAATGAGCAACTAGCAATTCAGGCCAAGTTTGAGAAGGAAGCGCAGCCCCACGAGAAGCAAGGTCTAAGCACTAACCATCAACTAATCGTAGATCGGATGCAAGAATTGAACCAGTGCAAAAATCAACTGCAGGCCGACATGGATAAGGAAAAGACTCGAATTTGGACGCTTGAGCGTGAGATTAACAAACTCAATCCGGAAATTATCACGCTCAACCGGGTGAAGGATCGCTACATGGAAGAAATGAAATATCAGGGTGTCAGTGACAGCCAAATCAAACAGATGTTAACCGATGGCTACTATTCGGTAAACCAAAGTAGCCACGAGCAGCCACACAACGATGAAAACAGTTGGCTGCGACCAACGTTCAACCGACAGGATGCGGAACAGTGGCTGAATGGTAAACCAACTGGAACTTTCCTAATACGATCCAGAAGCGGTGGACAGTATGCATTGTCTATCACCTGCAATGACACAGTCAATCATTGCATCGTGCAACGTACGGAACAGGGGTACGGTTTCGCGGAACCGTATAACATCTACGATTCGCTGAAATCGTTGGTGCTACATTATGCAAACAACTCTCTGGAGGAGCATAATGATACGCTGCAGACGACACTTAAGTATCCGGCGTTCGCCAGTACGCAGCAATCAAACTAG
- the LOC131694261 gene encoding uncharacterized protein LOC131694261 isoform X2, producing the protein MQSNTRCYRPTGSYTAANADELSYQKDDILVVSKTSTRDNWYEAVNVHTKQKGLVQLHRLVRCDATFSEQSPVTRHVFIDGIKIDHNDEEYEYCTTHDPSTSMERTSGNINSTSEGGNIGTYTELDRNTAFEYRMANLELTKSTKNSNSQVNLTPSWTTPWVVMDDVEGNAGADLGRDYIYGFGIQGRQCKKCWSCFHNQCLSHAANEMCQRNLDVYPTMPTTYSTDKSINEWTSANVLEWMAANNFYTYADVFKAKDIKGCDLSNLDRDKLGQMGIKNEFHQQTILASIKDLLTSAEKSIQCTGTLWTTSGGSSNVPGEDGDTLLDKHSHDLVDHSFSKQVKCDKCQQYLRGLIHQGLLCKLCNLIVHRQCSATGLKPCAADAGKGKPIVATWCQEVFGLGLCQQFNVAELPAPQTVIILCNEIEQKAMCNMNLDLYKLYRTTPPNYDEVNKLRDSLNENLINTDLSGYSPECVATVLKKFLRELPDPIIPVMFYDKFVETSKITSDAVAVEQLRLHIQDLPVYHKLTLKYIMMHLIRICRMQYQRGLKEQPTILIQVWCHILMRPPWEKIVQIVYNTENHLRIMELLLYKLDWNEKLPEFLSAPAVPPRKISRSAAVLQQQQQQSASPSSGMNSLKKPAITSPAAVIPTPLIGGVYSNTNSGSTSSGPSMSTAPSSNSTTVPSDDRRSVSLVRAVCDANTPTDLREAEWYWGKITRDEAKEKMTDAQDGSFLVRDATSGGGEYTLTLRKDGADRVIKIYHNMGMYGFTRDCTHKSVVDLINTYRNVSLKNYNTILDIMLSYPISRLEDDNFISSAGDDAPRLAQKFIDVVQQLNDKLHERARLTEEYTTAKNQVDLKKQAQEAFAEAEKLFNEQLAIQAKFEKEAQPHEKQGLSTNHQLIVDRMQELNQCKNQLQADMDKEKTRIWTLEREINKLNPEIITLNRVKDRYMEEMKYQGVSDSQIKQMLTDGYYSVNQSSHEQPHNDENSWLRPTFNRQDAEQWLNGKPTGTFLIRSRSGGQYALSITCNDTVNHCIVQRTEQGYGFAEPYNIYDSLKSLVLHYANNSLEEHNDTLQTTLKYPAFASTQQSN; encoded by the exons ATGCAGTCGAATACTAGGTGCTACCGACCGACTGGCAGTTATACTGCTGCCAATGCCGACGAGCTTAGCTACCAGAAGGACGACATCCTCGTGGTGTCGAAAACGTCGACCCGTGACAATTGGTACGAGGCGGTAAATGTGCACACCAAACAAAAAGGATTAGTGCAGT TGCATAGGTTAGTACGTTGCGATGCCACTTTCTCCGAACAGTCGCCTGTTACCAGGCATGTTTTTATCGACGGTATTAAAATCGATCACAACGATGAAGAATATGAATACTGTACTACTCATGATCCAAGCACTAGTATGGAGCGAACCAGTGGTAATATCAATAGCACCAGTGAGGGTGGTAACATCGGCACTTACACCGAACTCGATCGAAACACTGCGTTCGAGTATAGGATGGCAAATCTCGAGCTCACCAAATCCACCAAAAACAGCAATAGTCAGGTGAATCTGACCCCTTCCTGGACTACCCCTTGGGTTGTCATGGATGACGTCGAAGGGAACGCCGGTGCGGATTTGG GTCGCGACTACATCTACGGCTTCGGAATACAAGGACGACAGTGTAAAA AATGCTGGTCGTGTTTCCACAACCAATGCTTATCGCATGCCGCCAACGAAATGTGCCAAAGAAATCTTGACGTTTATCCGACGATGCCGACCACCTATAGCACCGACAAG TCAATTAACGAATGGACGTCAGCGAACGTATTGGAATGGATGGCTGCTAACAACTTCTACACCTACGCTGACGTGTTCAAAGCGAAAGATATAAAAGGCTGTGATTTATCGAATTTGGACCGTGATAAATTAGGA CAAATGGGTATTAAAAATGAATTCCATCAGCAAACAATCCTGGCGTCCATAAAGGATTTGCTGACGAGCGCGGAAAAGTCAATCCAGTGTACCGGCACGCTGTGGACCACCAGCGGTGGCAGCAGCAATGTTCCCGGTGAGGATGGCGACACCCTGCTCGATAAACACTCGCATGATCTGGTGGACCATTCGTTTTCGAAGCAGGTTAAATGTGATAAGTGTCAGCAGTACTTGCGTGGACTGATACATCAGGGATTGCTATGTAAACTTTGTAATCTCATTGTCCATCGACAGTGTTCGGCGACGGGACTTAAGCCTTGTGCAGCCGACGCTGGTAAAGGGAAACCAATCGTGGCTACTTGGTGCCAAGAAGTCTTTGGTTTGGGACTGTGTCAGCAGTTTAACGTAGCCGAACTGCCGGCACCGCAGACCGTCATAATACTCTGCAATGAAATCGAGCAGAAAGCGATGTGCAACATGAATCTAGATCTGTACAAACTGTATCGAACGACGCCGCCCAATTACGATGAGGTGAACAAACTGCGCGACTCGCTCAACGAGAATCTAATCAATACCGATCTCAGCGGCTACTCGCCAGAGTGCGTGGCTACGGTATTGAAGAAGTTTCTACGCGAGCTGCCGGATCCAATTATTCCGGTTATGTTCTACGACAAATTTGTCGAAACCTCAA AGATTACCAGCGACGCCGTAGCAGTTGAGCAGCTGCGGTTGCACATTCAAGACCTGCCCGTTTATCACAAACTGACGCTCAAGTATATCATGATGCATCTGATACGAATCTGTCGAATGCAGTACCAGCGGGGGTTGAAGGAGCAACCGACGATACTGATACAAGTGTGGTGCCATATTCTGATGCGTCCTCCTTGGGAGAAAATCGT TCAAATCGTGTACAACACGGAAAATCACTTGCGAATAATGGAACTGCTCCTTTACAAATTGGACTGGAATGAAAAACTACCAGAATTTCTATCCGCTCCAGCAGTGCCTCCACGGAAAATCTCTCGGAGTGCAGCCGTactacaacaacaacaacagcaatcAGCAAGCCCGTCTTCCGGGATGAATAGTTTAAAGAAACCAGCAATCACATCACCGGCAGCTGTGATACCAACGCCCCTCATCGGGGGAGTATATAGTAATACCAATAGTGGTAGCACAAGTTCCGGCCCAAGTATGAGTACTGCTCCCAGCAGTAATAGCACCACGGTACCCAGCGATGACCGGCGATCAGTGTCACTGGTGCGAGCGGTATGTGATGCAAACACGCCTACGGATCTCCGCGAAGCTGAATGGTACTGGGGTAAGATCACACGGGACGAAGCGAAGGAGAAAATGACGGATGCGCAGGACGGTTCGTTTTTGGTGCGGGACGCCACCAGCGGCGGCGGTGAGTACACGCTTACGCTGAGAAAAGACGGTGCAGATCGTGTGATCAAAATCTATCACAATATGGGAATGTACGGGTTCACAAGAGACTGCACCCATAAAAGTGTGGTAGATCTCATTAATACCTATCGGAATGTGTCGCTAAAGAATTACAATACAATCTTGGACATCATGCTGAGTTATCCGATCTCTCGACTCGAAGATGATAATTTTATCTCGAGTGCGGGAGACGATGCACCGCGATTAGCACAGAAGTTTATCGATGTGGTACAGCAATTGAATGATAAGTTGCACGAACGTGCACGGTTAACTGAGGAATACACCACGGCGAAGAATCAGGTTGATTTGAAAAAGCAGGCACAAGAAGCGTTTGCAGAAGCGGAAAAGTTATTTAATGAGCAACTAGCAATTCAGGCCAAGTTTGAGAAGGAAGCGCAGCCCCACGAGAAGCAAGGTCTAAGCACTAACCATCAACTAATCGTAGATCGGATGCAAGAATTGAACCAGTGCAAAAATCAACTGCAGGCCGACATGGATAAGGAAAAGACTCGAATTTGGACGCTTGAGCGTGAGATTAACAAACTCAATCCGGAAATTATCACGCTCAACCGGGTGAAGGATCGCTACATGGAAGAAATGAAATATCAGGGTGTCAGTGACAGCCAAATCAAACAGATGTTAACCGATGGCTACTATTCGGTAAACCAAAGTAGCCACGAGCAGCCACACAACGATGAAAACAGTTGGCTGCGACCAACGTTCAACCGACAGGATGCGGAACAGTGGCTGAATGGTAAACCAACTGGAACTTTCCTAATACGATCCAGAAGCGGTGGACAGTATGCATTGTCTATCACCTGCAATGACACAGTCAATCATTGCATCGTGCAACGTACGGAACAGGGGTACGGTTTCGCGGAACCGTATAACATCTACGATTCGCTGAAATCGTTGGTGCTACATTATGCAAACAACTCTCTGGAGGAGCATAATGATACGCTGCAGACGACACTTAAGTATCCGGCGTTCGCCAGTACGCAGCAATCAAACTAG
- the LOC131694261 gene encoding uncharacterized protein LOC131694261 isoform X1, with translation MQSNTRCYRPTGSYTAANADELSYQKDDILVVSKTSTRDNWYEAVNVHTKQKGLVQLHRLVRCDATFSEQSPVTRHVFIDGIKIDHNDEEYEYCTTHDPSTSMERTSGNINSTSEGGNIGTYTELDRNTAFEYRMANLELTKSTKNSNSQVNLTPSWTTPWVVMDDVEGNAGADLVNKMDEFSNKNINKCHTTVPVYFVTPIICLLCRDYIYGFGIQGRQCKKCWSCFHNQCLSHAANEMCQRNLDVYPTMPTTYSTDKSINEWTSANVLEWMAANNFYTYADVFKAKDIKGCDLSNLDRDKLGQMGIKNEFHQQTILASIKDLLTSAEKSIQCTGTLWTTSGGSSNVPGEDGDTLLDKHSHDLVDHSFSKQVKCDKCQQYLRGLIHQGLLCKLCNLIVHRQCSATGLKPCAADAGKGKPIVATWCQEVFGLGLCQQFNVAELPAPQTVIILCNEIEQKAMCNMNLDLYKLYRTTPPNYDEVNKLRDSLNENLINTDLSGYSPECVATVLKKFLRELPDPIIPVMFYDKFVETSKITSDAVAVEQLRLHIQDLPVYHKLTLKYIMMHLIRICRMQYQRGLKEQPTILIQVWCHILMRPPWEKIVQIVYNTENHLRIMELLLYKLDWNEKLPEFLSAPAVPPRKISRSAAVLQQQQQQSASPSSGMNSLKKPAITSPAAVIPTPLIGGVYSNTNSGSTSSGPSMSTAPSSNSTTVPSDDRRSVSLVRAVCDANTPTDLREAEWYWGKITRDEAKEKMTDAQDGSFLVRDATSGGGEYTLTLRKDGADRVIKIYHNMGMYGFTRDCTHKSVVDLINTYRNVSLKNYNTILDIMLSYPISRLEDDNFISSAGDDAPRLAQKFIDVVQQLNDKLHERARLTEEYTTAKNQVDLKKQAQEAFAEAEKLFNEQLAIQAKFEKEAQPHEKQGLSTNHQLIVDRMQELNQCKNQLQADMDKEKTRIWTLEREINKLNPEIITLNRVKDRYMEEMKYQGVSDSQIKQMLTDGYYSVNQSSHEQPHNDENSWLRPTFNRQDAEQWLNGKPTGTFLIRSRSGGQYALSITCNDTVNHCIVQRTEQGYGFAEPYNIYDSLKSLVLHYANNSLEEHNDTLQTTLKYPAFASTQQSN, from the exons ATGCAGTCGAATACTAGGTGCTACCGACCGACTGGCAGTTATACTGCTGCCAATGCCGACGAGCTTAGCTACCAGAAGGACGACATCCTCGTGGTGTCGAAAACGTCGACCCGTGACAATTGGTACGAGGCGGTAAATGTGCACACCAAACAAAAAGGATTAGTGCAGT TGCATAGGTTAGTACGTTGCGATGCCACTTTCTCCGAACAGTCGCCTGTTACCAGGCATGTTTTTATCGACGGTATTAAAATCGATCACAACGATGAAGAATATGAATACTGTACTACTCATGATCCAAGCACTAGTATGGAGCGAACCAGTGGTAATATCAATAGCACCAGTGAGGGTGGTAACATCGGCACTTACACCGAACTCGATCGAAACACTGCGTTCGAGTATAGGATGGCAAATCTCGAGCTCACCAAATCCACCAAAAACAGCAATAGTCAGGTGAATCTGACCCCTTCCTGGACTACCCCTTGGGTTGTCATGGATGACGTCGAAGGGAACGCCGGTGCGGATTTGG TTAATAAAATGGATGAATTTAGTAATAAAAACATTAACAAATGTCACACGACCGTACCTGTTTATTTTGTAACTCCTATTATCTGTTTACTTT GTCGCGACTACATCTACGGCTTCGGAATACAAGGACGACAGTGTAAAA AATGCTGGTCGTGTTTCCACAACCAATGCTTATCGCATGCCGCCAACGAAATGTGCCAAAGAAATCTTGACGTTTATCCGACGATGCCGACCACCTATAGCACCGACAAG TCAATTAACGAATGGACGTCAGCGAACGTATTGGAATGGATGGCTGCTAACAACTTCTACACCTACGCTGACGTGTTCAAAGCGAAAGATATAAAAGGCTGTGATTTATCGAATTTGGACCGTGATAAATTAGGA CAAATGGGTATTAAAAATGAATTCCATCAGCAAACAATCCTGGCGTCCATAAAGGATTTGCTGACGAGCGCGGAAAAGTCAATCCAGTGTACCGGCACGCTGTGGACCACCAGCGGTGGCAGCAGCAATGTTCCCGGTGAGGATGGCGACACCCTGCTCGATAAACACTCGCATGATCTGGTGGACCATTCGTTTTCGAAGCAGGTTAAATGTGATAAGTGTCAGCAGTACTTGCGTGGACTGATACATCAGGGATTGCTATGTAAACTTTGTAATCTCATTGTCCATCGACAGTGTTCGGCGACGGGACTTAAGCCTTGTGCAGCCGACGCTGGTAAAGGGAAACCAATCGTGGCTACTTGGTGCCAAGAAGTCTTTGGTTTGGGACTGTGTCAGCAGTTTAACGTAGCCGAACTGCCGGCACCGCAGACCGTCATAATACTCTGCAATGAAATCGAGCAGAAAGCGATGTGCAACATGAATCTAGATCTGTACAAACTGTATCGAACGACGCCGCCCAATTACGATGAGGTGAACAAACTGCGCGACTCGCTCAACGAGAATCTAATCAATACCGATCTCAGCGGCTACTCGCCAGAGTGCGTGGCTACGGTATTGAAGAAGTTTCTACGCGAGCTGCCGGATCCAATTATTCCGGTTATGTTCTACGACAAATTTGTCGAAACCTCAA AGATTACCAGCGACGCCGTAGCAGTTGAGCAGCTGCGGTTGCACATTCAAGACCTGCCCGTTTATCACAAACTGACGCTCAAGTATATCATGATGCATCTGATACGAATCTGTCGAATGCAGTACCAGCGGGGGTTGAAGGAGCAACCGACGATACTGATACAAGTGTGGTGCCATATTCTGATGCGTCCTCCTTGGGAGAAAATCGT TCAAATCGTGTACAACACGGAAAATCACTTGCGAATAATGGAACTGCTCCTTTACAAATTGGACTGGAATGAAAAACTACCAGAATTTCTATCCGCTCCAGCAGTGCCTCCACGGAAAATCTCTCGGAGTGCAGCCGTactacaacaacaacaacagcaatcAGCAAGCCCGTCTTCCGGGATGAATAGTTTAAAGAAACCAGCAATCACATCACCGGCAGCTGTGATACCAACGCCCCTCATCGGGGGAGTATATAGTAATACCAATAGTGGTAGCACAAGTTCCGGCCCAAGTATGAGTACTGCTCCCAGCAGTAATAGCACCACGGTACCCAGCGATGACCGGCGATCAGTGTCACTGGTGCGAGCGGTATGTGATGCAAACACGCCTACGGATCTCCGCGAAGCTGAATGGTACTGGGGTAAGATCACACGGGACGAAGCGAAGGAGAAAATGACGGATGCGCAGGACGGTTCGTTTTTGGTGCGGGACGCCACCAGCGGCGGCGGTGAGTACACGCTTACGCTGAGAAAAGACGGTGCAGATCGTGTGATCAAAATCTATCACAATATGGGAATGTACGGGTTCACAAGAGACTGCACCCATAAAAGTGTGGTAGATCTCATTAATACCTATCGGAATGTGTCGCTAAAGAATTACAATACAATCTTGGACATCATGCTGAGTTATCCGATCTCTCGACTCGAAGATGATAATTTTATCTCGAGTGCGGGAGACGATGCACCGCGATTAGCACAGAAGTTTATCGATGTGGTACAGCAATTGAATGATAAGTTGCACGAACGTGCACGGTTAACTGAGGAATACACCACGGCGAAGAATCAGGTTGATTTGAAAAAGCAGGCACAAGAAGCGTTTGCAGAAGCGGAAAAGTTATTTAATGAGCAACTAGCAATTCAGGCCAAGTTTGAGAAGGAAGCGCAGCCCCACGAGAAGCAAGGTCTAAGCACTAACCATCAACTAATCGTAGATCGGATGCAAGAATTGAACCAGTGCAAAAATCAACTGCAGGCCGACATGGATAAGGAAAAGACTCGAATTTGGACGCTTGAGCGTGAGATTAACAAACTCAATCCGGAAATTATCACGCTCAACCGGGTGAAGGATCGCTACATGGAAGAAATGAAATATCAGGGTGTCAGTGACAGCCAAATCAAACAGATGTTAACCGATGGCTACTATTCGGTAAACCAAAGTAGCCACGAGCAGCCACACAACGATGAAAACAGTTGGCTGCGACCAACGTTCAACCGACAGGATGCGGAACAGTGGCTGAATGGTAAACCAACTGGAACTTTCCTAATACGATCCAGAAGCGGTGGACAGTATGCATTGTCTATCACCTGCAATGACACAGTCAATCATTGCATCGTGCAACGTACGGAACAGGGGTACGGTTTCGCGGAACCGTATAACATCTACGATTCGCTGAAATCGTTGGTGCTACATTATGCAAACAACTCTCTGGAGGAGCATAATGATACGCTGCAGACGACACTTAAGTATCCGGCGTTCGCCAGTACGCAGCAATCAAACTAG